From Haloarcula sp. CBA1127, a single genomic window includes:
- a CDS encoding translation initiation factor eIF-2B, which translates to MIDETVEEISEMQTHSSSVVAVKAAQALRDLTDREYPTVEDYLRSLDRNSSALRRANPSHASLHTTQHRIVNAVSDAEPDDVATAKDLTNEAIDDVIDSVESSKDRAAARAVSEIADDDVLLTHDFSSTVLAAIDDAIEAGHSFEVYVTESRPRFLGRKMTRHLSDRDGVDVTLIVDSAAGHFMPEVDRVLVGMDCIVDDTLYNRIGTYPIATAAADNDVPVTVVGAAAKYVDGAFAFENEIRSPSEVLREPADGFEVANPAYDATPTHLLDTVVTDDGVHEY; encoded by the coding sequence ATGATAGACGAGACTGTCGAGGAGATCTCGGAGATGCAGACTCACAGTTCCTCCGTGGTCGCAGTCAAAGCCGCTCAGGCGCTCCGGGACCTGACTGACAGGGAGTACCCGACGGTTGAGGATTACCTCCGCTCGCTCGACCGGAACAGCAGCGCCCTCCGGCGGGCGAACCCCTCCCATGCCTCCCTCCATACGACCCAGCACCGGATCGTGAACGCCGTCTCGGACGCGGAGCCAGACGACGTGGCGACCGCCAAGGACCTGACTAACGAGGCTATCGACGACGTTATCGACTCGGTGGAGTCGTCAAAAGACCGCGCCGCTGCCCGCGCCGTGTCGGAGATCGCTGATGACGACGTGCTGTTGACACATGACTTCTCATCGACAGTCCTTGCAGCCATCGACGATGCCATCGAGGCCGGCCACAGCTTCGAGGTGTACGTGACGGAGTCCCGACCACGCTTCCTCGGCCGAAAGATGACGCGCCACCTCTCCGACCGGGACGGGGTCGACGTGACGCTCATCGTCGACAGCGCCGCCGGCCACTTCATGCCAGAGGTCGACCGCGTGCTCGTCGGCATGGACTGCATCGTCGACGACACGCTGTACAACCGCATCGGCACGTATCCGATTGCGACGGCGGCGGCGGACAACGACGTTCCGGTGACGGTCGTCGGGGCCGCCGCGAAATACGTCGACGGGGCTTTCGCCTTCGAAAACGAGATTCGCTCACCGTCGGAGGTCCTCCGGGAGCCGGCAGACGGATTCGAAGTCGCGAACCCAGCCTACGACGCCACGCCGACGCACCTGCTGGATACGGTTGTCACTGACGACGGTGTCCACGAGTACTGA
- a CDS encoding DoxX family protein — MDTRIPSLAGTIALVLTLFPRPAAAHVDYVTEGPGEALDAVAFAISVLSNPVNAAVFGISGVAVTVGLATYLWVRPTITDIVILRDVLVGYSDLVPWMLRLSVGLPLVGAGFQGYLFAPTVTFDPTTNPLVRALFIGLGFTLLFGLATRIVTTIGLVTYGWALTIDPSVVLAMEYVPAFLALLILGGGRPSADHMLQQVASTDGTYYGRVDPVHYLKGFLDSATAPYREYVPVIVRVGMGVTFIYLGLFQKLAEPGQALLVVEKYNLTAVVPVDPGMWVLGAGLTEMLVGLVLIFGFMTRGAAAVSFVLFTTTLFGLPDDPVLAHITLFGMASAVFTMGAGPLSFDNWFGRPAQSNRETVASVD, encoded by the coding sequence ATGGACACGCGTATCCCGAGTCTCGCCGGAACTATCGCGCTCGTTCTCACTCTCTTTCCGCGACCCGCGGCGGCACACGTCGACTACGTGACCGAGGGGCCGGGCGAGGCCCTCGACGCGGTGGCGTTTGCGATATCCGTGCTGTCGAACCCGGTGAACGCGGCCGTTTTCGGTATCTCGGGAGTGGCCGTGACCGTCGGCCTCGCCACGTACCTCTGGGTTCGGCCGACGATTACGGACATCGTCATCCTTCGGGACGTACTCGTTGGCTACTCGGACCTCGTCCCGTGGATGCTCCGGCTCAGCGTGGGGCTACCACTCGTCGGTGCCGGATTTCAGGGATACCTGTTCGCCCCGACAGTGACGTTTGACCCGACCACGAACCCGCTCGTCCGTGCCCTGTTTATCGGGCTGGGGTTCACGCTCCTGTTCGGACTTGCGACCCGTATCGTCACGACGATTGGGCTGGTGACCTACGGATGGGCACTGACCATCGATCCAAGCGTCGTTCTCGCTATGGAGTACGTGCCGGCGTTTCTGGCACTGTTGATTCTGGGTGGTGGCCGCCCGAGCGCGGACCATATGCTTCAGCAGGTCGCCAGCACCGACGGGACCTACTACGGCCGTGTCGACCCGGTCCACTATCTCAAGGGATTTCTCGACTCGGCGACGGCACCGTACCGCGAGTACGTCCCGGTCATCGTCCGGGTCGGCATGGGCGTGACGTTCATTTACCTCGGACTGTTCCAGAAGCTCGCCGAACCCGGCCAGGCGCTCCTGGTCGTCGAAAAGTACAACCTCACCGCCGTCGTCCCCGTGGACCCTGGGATGTGGGTGCTCGGGGCCGGCCTGACCGAGATGCTGGTCGGGCTGGTGTTGATCTTTGGCTTCATGACTCGCGGGGCTGCAGCCGTCTCCTTTGTCCTGTTTACCACGACGCTGTTCGGCCTGCCGGACGACCCGGTACTCGCGCACATCACGCTGTTCGGAATGGCCTCGGCGGTGTTCACGATGGGTGCCGGACCGCTCTCGTTCGATAACTGGTTCGGTCGGCCGGCACAGAGCAACCGGGAGACCGTCGCTTCGGTGGACTGA
- a CDS encoding S1C family serine protease produces MKQSLTRRAMLGALGTAVATTAGCQSPGTGSDSGGDTGAQSESADAVAQSDSVYTNVYQKVADAVVSIRVYAEDSRGGQGSGFLINDEHIVTNEHVVEGGDEYYVRFADTGWRAASVVGADVYSDLAVLQIGATPDVTPLSFVETEPTVGTEVVAIGNPFGLSGSVSAGIVSGVDRTLQSANNFSIADAVQTDAPVNPGNSGGPLVTLEGDVVGIINSGGGDNVAFAISAPLAQRVVPSLIQTGDYDHPYMGVGLRSVSPRVAEANNLDPGSGVYITRVVSDGPAAGVLQGSDGETTISGTAISTGGDVVRQMNDTPTPTRQALGSFLALETSPGETVDVLVERDGAQETVELTLGTRPEP; encoded by the coding sequence ATGAAACAGTCTCTCACTCGCCGGGCGATGTTAGGGGCCCTTGGGACAGCCGTCGCGACCACGGCTGGCTGTCAGAGTCCCGGGACCGGCAGCGACTCGGGTGGTGACACCGGAGCACAGTCGGAGTCAGCCGACGCGGTCGCACAGTCCGATAGCGTCTACACCAACGTGTATCAGAAGGTAGCCGATGCCGTCGTCTCGATTAGAGTGTACGCCGAAGACTCCCGTGGTGGGCAGGGGAGCGGCTTCCTCATCAACGACGAGCACATCGTCACGAACGAACACGTCGTCGAGGGCGGGGACGAATACTACGTCCGCTTTGCTGACACCGGCTGGCGCGCTGCCTCCGTCGTCGGCGCAGACGTGTACAGCGACCTGGCGGTCCTCCAAATTGGCGCGACGCCGGACGTGACACCACTGTCGTTTGTCGAGACCGAGCCGACAGTCGGGACCGAAGTCGTCGCCATCGGGAACCCGTTTGGCCTCTCCGGCTCGGTATCTGCAGGCATCGTCAGCGGCGTCGACCGCACGCTTCAGAGCGCCAACAACTTCTCCATCGCCGATGCGGTCCAGACCGACGCGCCGGTCAATCCGGGCAACAGCGGCGGCCCGCTCGTCACGCTTGAGGGTGACGTGGTCGGCATCATCAATTCGGGCGGCGGCGACAACGTCGCATTCGCCATCTCGGCCCCGCTCGCACAGCGCGTCGTGCCGTCGCTCATCCAGACCGGCGACTACGACCACCCGTACATGGGTGTTGGACTCCGGAGCGTGTCGCCGCGAGTCGCCGAGGCGAACAATCTGGACCCCGGGTCGGGAGTGTATATCACTCGTGTGGTCAGTGATGGTCCGGCGGCGGGCGTTCTGCAGGGAAGCGACGGGGAGACGACGATTTCGGGGACAGCAATTTCCACTGGCGGTGACGTGGTCAGACAGATGAACGACACTCCGACGCCGACGCGGCAGGCGCTGGGGAGCTTTCTTGCACTGGAGACCAGCCCCGGCGAGACGGTCGACGTACTGGTCGAGCGCGACGGCGCACAGGAAACAGTCGAACTCACGCTCGGGACCAGACCGGAGCCGTAA
- a CDS encoding N-acetyltransferase: MSVNIETQIVERGDDEHVDAAWRLKEDIRESDGVLRQRRGFFRDAYRRSTTYLYIDRSKDRLIGFAAVRRDGYILFLAVGDEYRGHGFGKRLVARVAEDYGSVTCHARATNREAIGFYKHIGFEITRRIDNYYEDGGDAYYLKLGEDSITDKLSKFLRG, translated from the coding sequence GTGAGCGTCAACATCGAGACACAGATCGTCGAACGCGGGGACGACGAACACGTCGACGCGGCGTGGCGGCTCAAGGAAGACATCCGGGAGTCCGACGGCGTTCTTCGGCAGCGACGGGGGTTCTTTCGCGACGCCTACCGACGGTCGACCACCTATCTCTACATCGACCGCTCCAAAGACCGCCTCATCGGCTTCGCCGCGGTTCGACGCGACGGCTACATTCTCTTTCTCGCAGTCGGTGACGAGTACAGGGGCCACGGCTTCGGCAAGCGACTCGTCGCCCGCGTCGCCGAGGACTACGGCAGCGTGACCTGCCACGCTCGGGCGACGAATCGGGAGGCCATCGGCTTCTACAAACACATCGGCTTCGAGATTACGCGTCGCATCGACAACTACTACGAGGACGGCGGCGACGCCTACTACCTCAAGCTCGGCGAAGACTCGATTACCGACAAACTGTCGAAGTTCCTGCGCGGCTAA
- a CDS encoding type IV pilin translates to MGRFRTETVGMTEGIGVAVLVGLTLLVTAIVGLNVLVIEDDDGGGPQANFSYDYVEDNELLIVTHARGDEFEAGNVEFEGPSRTVTWAQLANREPDAMIGPGDIAQLSSGNAYQRRVGARDTITIYHNASGNRTQLDQWDGAN, encoded by the coding sequence ATGGGACGGTTCAGGACTGAGACGGTCGGGATGACAGAGGGCATCGGCGTCGCCGTACTCGTCGGGCTAACGCTACTCGTGACGGCTATCGTCGGGCTGAACGTCCTCGTCATCGAGGACGACGACGGTGGTGGCCCGCAGGCGAACTTCAGCTACGACTACGTCGAGGACAACGAACTGCTCATCGTCACACACGCTCGCGGCGACGAGTTCGAAGCTGGGAACGTCGAATTCGAAGGGCCGAGCAGAACGGTCACCTGGGCGCAGCTGGCGAACCGCGAGCCCGACGCGATGATCGGCCCTGGCGATATCGCACAGTTGAGCAGCGGTAACGCCTACCAACGGCGCGTAGGCGCCCGGGATACAATCACGATATACCACAACGCGAGTGGGAACCGGACCCAGCTGGATCAGTGGGACGGCGCGAACTGA
- the priS gene encoding DNA primase small subunit PriS: protein MEERTRAYLRGRFGDHYRQASVTPPPAANEREWGFIPWTEGPGETMVRHRSLLDLGEIEDFLGRRKPRHVYFSAGRYDEPSASTMSDKGWRSSDLVFDLDADHLPSVVLGEDSYAEMLAKCKDALRRLLDFLEDDFGFEDLTVVFSGGRGYHVHVRDERIRHLERDARREVVDYVRGIGLEFDELVDEESVAGTAGRSSPAQKRTLSTEGGWSARAHRHMLAVVDDLLAMEEADALDRLQEYDGIGEGKATAALNAARSNYEQLEAGNIDVHPAFYQLAKILLHEVVAADNAPIDEPVTTDTNRLIRLPGSLHGGSGLEVQRIDRDDLDAFDPLVDPVPETFRGHDITVEVADGGLVELDGDSFTLEAGNQTVPEHVGVFLMARGRAEKGKE from the coding sequence ATGGAAGAGCGGACCCGCGCGTACCTCCGTGGCCGGTTCGGCGACCACTACCGACAGGCATCCGTAACGCCGCCGCCGGCCGCGAACGAACGTGAATGGGGGTTCATCCCGTGGACCGAAGGCCCCGGCGAGACGATGGTCCGTCATCGATCGCTGCTGGACCTCGGCGAGATCGAGGACTTCCTCGGCCGCCGGAAGCCCCGCCACGTCTACTTCTCCGCGGGCCGCTACGACGAACCAAGCGCCTCCACGATGTCGGACAAGGGCTGGCGCTCCTCTGACCTCGTGTTCGACCTCGACGCTGACCACCTACCCTCCGTAGTGCTGGGCGAGGACAGCTACGCCGAGATGCTCGCAAAGTGCAAGGACGCGTTGCGCAGGCTGCTCGACTTTCTGGAAGACGATTTCGGCTTCGAGGACCTGACCGTCGTCTTCTCCGGTGGCCGGGGCTACCACGTCCACGTCCGTGACGAGCGTATCCGCCATCTGGAGCGGGACGCGCGCCGGGAGGTCGTCGACTACGTCCGCGGCATCGGTCTGGAGTTCGACGAACTCGTCGACGAGGAGTCCGTCGCCGGCACGGCCGGCCGGTCCAGTCCGGCACAGAAGCGGACGCTCTCAACGGAAGGCGGCTGGAGCGCCCGCGCACACCGCCATATGCTCGCCGTCGTCGACGACCTGCTCGCGATGGAGGAGGCGGACGCGCTCGACCGACTGCAGGAGTACGACGGCATCGGTGAGGGGAAGGCGACGGCGGCACTGAACGCCGCCCGGTCGAACTACGAGCAGCTAGAGGCCGGTAACATCGACGTGCATCCGGCGTTCTACCAGCTGGCGAAGATTCTTCTCCACGAGGTCGTCGCGGCGGACAACGCACCGATCGACGAACCGGTGACGACGGACACGAACCGGCTCATTCGCCTGCCCGGTTCGCTCCACGGCGGCAGCGGGCTTGAAGTCCAGCGTATCGACCGCGACGACCTCGATGCGTTCGACCCGCTGGTCGACCCTGTCCCGGAGACGTTCCGGGGCCACGATATCACCGTTGAGGTGGCCGACGGCGGCCTCGTCGAACTGGATGGCGATAGCTTTACACTGGAGGCGGGTAATCAGACTGTACCAGAGCACGTGGGCGTATTTCTCATGGCCCGCGGGCGTGCCGAGAAGGGGAAGGAATGA